CATCCATCACTCCTTTTTATTCATCATACACTAAAAAGAAAGCGATGCTACTTATTTTTCCCAATTTTGAAATGTTCCGATTATTTTGTGACCGTGATGCTTTCCTTGAGCGTATCAAATGTTTTCTGCCCAATCCCGCTGACTTCCATCAGTTCTTCTATCGTTGAAAATGAGCCGTTTTCTGTTCGATAATTAATAATTTGTAGCGCTTTTTTCTCGCCAATACCGGGTAAAGCTTGCAGTTCAAGATCAGTCGCGGTGTTAATATTTATTTTCGACGTGCCTTCTTCGACAGGTGAATTTGGCTGTGTATACGGAATATCCACTATTTCTTCACCAACGACAGGAATGTATAACAGCATCTGATCCGTTACATGTTGCGCAAAATTAATATGGCGTGTTTCAGCATTTTGAAGCAGACCACCGGCTAAGTCGATAGCATTCTGTACCCGCATGTTTTTGGCCACTTCATAAATTCCCGGATTCGTCACCGCACCCTTCACATCCACCACCCAAAAAACCGGCTCCTGTTCTTCCGGTTCTTGAAAAATACTTTCAGATTCTGACTGCATTTCCAGAAACCACTCATCCGTGTTTTCTGTTTGCGCACTTTTTTGGTTCGAAAAAACTAACCCGATGATAATCAAACCTTGTACGATACCCAAACCGATTAATAGCGGTATACGCCATTTCGTTATTTTTTCCATATATTTTCCTCCTGTATATATATAAGCAAAAAATAGCGAAAAGCTTTTTTTTCAGTCAAATTTTTTTACTAATTGTGAACAATTCGTGTATAAAAATAGTCTGCACAACCTTCCGAAATAAACCAAACTTGTGCAGATTTCTGCATTTTCACGCAAAAAAAGACTGAGATTTCTCTCAGTCCACACGCTTTTATTTAAATAAATCATTCAAATTCTCTGCCATCGTTGGATGGGTGAAGACTTGATTATGTAACACAGAGGCTGGTAAATTATAATCCTTTGCGAGTTTCACAATATTAATAATCTCGTGTGCCTGTGCTCCGAATAAACTTGCCCCTAGAATCTGATTCGAATGTTTAGCAATAACTGCTTTAAATACCCCTCTTAAATCACCTGTTACATGAGCACGTGGCATCTTTGCAACTGGTAAAATATTCGTGCGGATATCCAGGTTGGCCGCTACTGCTTCAGCTTCTGTCATCCCAACCCGGGCAAAGGGCGGATTAATAAAAATACTATACGGTAAATTCTGCCGGCTTTTTAAATTGTAGTCCTGATTGCCGTATAAGTAACTGTCAATAATGCGAGCATCATCCAAAGATGTGTAAGTGAACTGTTCTTCACCTCTTACATCCCCTAATGCAAAAACATGATCGACCGTTGTGCGTAAATAATCATTCGTCCATATTCCGCCACTTTCATTTAGCTTGATAGCTGTGTTCCATAACCTCAGACTCTCAATAGCTGGCTTACGCCCCGTTGCAATTAATATTGCGTCGAAATTAAAAGTGTCGCCCGCTTTGGTTATTACTTTAACGCCATCGTTAGTAACATCTTGTATACTCGAAACTGCTGTCTCTGTTAATACCTCAATCCCTTGTTGGACAAGTTCCTCTTGGACAGCTATCCGTATTTCAGGTTCTTCGTGTTTCAGAATTTCAGCACCTGTCTCTATTAGTGTCACTTTGGAACCAAAGCCAGAATAGATGCTGGCGAATTCCAAGCCGATATTTCCGGCTCCTATAATACCCAACCTTTTAGGTAAAAATGGAAGTTCCTGTAACTGTGTTGAATCGTAGACATGTTTACTTTCCATTATACCGCGGATGTTGGGTATACGACTTTCGCTACCAGTATTAATAAAAACGAGAGCACCTTTCAAAGAAAAACGTTCTTCTCCGGCCCTCACAATCAACTCTCTATCATTTTTAAAGGACGCTTCACCGAAGTAAATGTCTATTGTTTCTTCAGTAGCGAGATTTTGATAATTCGTTTCATTCAGCTTTTTGACGACCAGATTGCGGCGTTCAAACGCATCCACATAGTCCGTTCCCTTCACTGAATCAACAGACAATGTCTTGGTTGGAATACAAGCAACGTTGATACATGTTCCTCCAGCCATCTTTTCATCTCTTTCGATGACAGCAACGGTTTTACCGTCTGCGGAAAAAGTTTTTGCCAACGTTTTCCCCGCTTTTCCCCAGCCTATAATAATAACGTCATATTTCAACAGTCATTCCATCCTTTCACTAAAGATTAGAATTTAAAATGGCCCATGATTATTTTTTATTATTCTTTTCGGCTAACTTCGCAATAACAGCTGTATTGACCGCAGGTGGCAACAGTGCGGAAACATCGCCTTCAAAAGTAGCAACCTCTTTAATCAAACTTGAACTCAAGAAACGGTACTCAGGAGCTGAAAAGATGAGAATGGATTCCAAATCTGGAAATTGTGTGCGATTCATCATTGCGATGCTCTCTTCATATTCAAAGTCTTTCACGTTACGGACACCACGAATTAAAGCAGCTGCGCCGACCTCTTTAGCCATATCAACCGTCAAGCCACCCGTATGACGCACCACACGGACCTTGGGCATCCCTTTAAGAGCAGCTTCTGCTAGAGCAACGCGTTCATCTCCTGTAAAGAGCGACTGTT
This genomic interval from Jeotgalibaca porci contains the following:
- the coaD gene encoding pantetheine-phosphate adenylyltransferase — translated: MSKKIAIFPGSFDPLTNGHVDILTRASRLFDEILVAVATNTSKQSLFTGDERVALAEAALKGMPKVRVVRHTGGLTVDMAKEVGAAALIRGVRNVKDFEYEESIAMMNRTQFPDLESILIFSAPEYRFLSSSLIKEVATFEGDVSALLPPAVNTAVIAKLAEKNNKK
- a CDS encoding helix-hairpin-helix domain-containing protein gives rise to the protein MEKITKWRIPLLIGLGIVQGLIIIGLVFSNQKSAQTENTDEWFLEMQSESESIFQEPEEQEPVFWVVDVKGAVTNPGIYEVAKNMRVQNAIDLAGGLLQNAETRHINFAQHVTDQMLLYIPVVGEEIVDIPYTQPNSPVEEGTSKININTATDLELQALPGIGEKKALQIINYRTENGSFSTIEELMEVSGIGQKTFDTLKESITVTK
- a CDS encoding FAD-containing oxidoreductase; this translates as MKYDVIIIGWGKAGKTLAKTFSADGKTVAVIERDEKMAGGTCINVACIPTKTLSVDSVKGTDYVDAFERRNLVVKKLNETNYQNLATEETIDIYFGEASFKNDRELIVRAGEERFSLKGALVFINTGSESRIPNIRGIMESKHVYDSTQLQELPFLPKRLGIIGAGNIGLEFASIYSGFGSKVTLIETGAEILKHEEPEIRIAVQEELVQQGIEVLTETAVSSIQDVTNDGVKVITKAGDTFNFDAILIATGRKPAIESLRLWNTAIKLNESGGIWTNDYLRTTVDHVFALGDVRGEEQFTYTSLDDARIIDSYLYGNQDYNLKSRQNLPYSIFINPPFARVGMTEAEAVAANLDIRTNILPVAKMPRAHVTGDLRGVFKAVIAKHSNQILGASLFGAQAHEIINIVKLAKDYNLPASVLHNQVFTHPTMAENLNDLFK